The following is a genomic window from Triticum urartu cultivar G1812 unplaced genomic scaffold, Tu2.1 TuUngrouped_contig_6420, whole genome shotgun sequence.
ttttcttccacgagtcacggttttgcttccgcgagaggcacggttgtgatcAATCAACGGCGCAAGGATCAGTCGACGAGGGCCTGTTGGCTCTCTTCGGTTCTTGGTAGTAGGTGTGTCAAGCAATGGGATGCTCTTGGTGCATCGACTTTGACCTCTTTTTTCAATTTGTTCCACGTGTAAAGACCCGGTTTTTCAAACACTCTGGATTGGTGGTGAAGGATTACAAGCCTGCATTACATTGGATGCACCGGCGGAGCTAAGGCAAGACCGAATAGGCCGTGGTTCGCCCAACATTTGCAAATTTTTGGAGTTATTTTCTTTTTACTTTTGGACCTTGGAAAACCAGCCCACGGGCCCTTTCTTTTTGTTTGGCCCGCCCAGCCTACTCATTCCATCAATGAGCTTCAAGCTCGGCCACTGGTTGGATGATACCTCAACCGATGTTCTTTCAAGCAGGTTCTAGATCTCATAGCTAGCGGTGAGTATTgctcaaaagaaaaaaaagctAGCGGTGAGTGACTATTGAGGTCTTCAAAGTATTGTATGGCGAGGCGTTTGCAGACATCCCTTTTCATTACTGTTGAGTGTGTTTTTCAAACTCTGTCGGACGGTGTATAACCAAAAGAAGTTGACCAGTATGATTTTTGTGTCATATTGTCTTTGCTTTGTAGCGTCTGTAGTTTTTCTTGATAAATATCGGATATGAGATGCTTTTCCGGTGTCTTTTCTCTCTCAAAAAAAGTCTCACTATGAACGATATGATTGATCAATCAAGGTACTTGAAGATTTTGCCTTATATCAGATATCAGATTCATTTTTCGGAAGCCAGTATACAATGACTTGAATCAGCTTAGCCAAAGAGTATAACAAGGACCAAAAAAGGAGAGACATGTCATGTAATTTTTTGAACTGAAATGGCATGAAGAgccacaatgataaaatagcaaCCGTGTCAGAACTCCGAGCATGAAAATCTAAGGGGTTTGAGTCCTCTTCTAGTCATAACATGGGGAATGGTCACTCAATGAGCTTTATCTAGCTACCAACGTTCTTGAGTATCTGATGAGATTTGTGTTGTGTTGATCATACTCGGCACGTCCAGTGAAGAGAGATTACAGTGAAGTGAGAGCTTTGCAATACACACAGAAGGGTTACCTTGCAAGTGACAAAAGGGCATTTTCCTGCTAATTATTTGTATCAAGTTTCTATGCTACACTACTTGTTAAGATGATCACTTGGACTGGAGCAAAAGCTGGACCAGGGGAGAAAACCAAACAATATGTGCAACAAGATGAGGAAAACTGCAATTGCGAAAACCCTCCCTATTTTCAATGACTAATATTATATATAGACTTGCAGAGAGAGAACATTTGACGCCGTGTTTGAAGGCACACACCGCAGTGTGGCTCTCCAGATATTAGGTAGGAAAAGATGGATGTTTCTTGCATCTCTTGCTTCTCCACGCAGACACGGGGCAAAGAGCTCTCCAAACCTTTCATCTATTACTGAAAAATGAGGAGCCACCTTTGCAATGGCTCACCAGTTTCCTCTTGGCTCCTCTTTCAGGTAGCTGCTGCTAAGAACTTGGGCCTTCAAATGAACACAATAAGGACATCAAGAGTGGCCATTCCAGTATACAATCTGGTGCTAGTCAAGAGAATATTAAAATagcaaaaaggaaaaaaaggttATTCTTCTACTTATACATGTTTTTCATCAAAAGACACTTTGATTAACTTTGTACTCTACATTAATTAGTTTGGAGTACGGGATTGGTAATAGAAGCTAGTATCAGCAGCCAAGCAAATTAGTCTCAGTAGCGAAGTGCTTGGTTTATTTTTTTCCTGTGTATTAAAGGCCAGTGTCAATTGGCAACTTCGGATAAGCATTTTAATCTAACAGTACACTAGATTTTCACATAGGTATTTAGATTCATGGTTGTACATCAGAGGCTGAGATATTGATTACTCAAACTTAACAATCTGAACAGCGCTAGAACACTGATCGTTCCCACCATGCAGGTCAAAGCAGAAGAGCATTTACCAAATTAACACCCGGGAGCAGATAACTGCAAAGCTTTTCATCCACTGAAATAGGCAACCTAGGCATCTTGCTCATTATTCCAGGTATTTGGCTCATGCTGTTCATTGAGAGCATCACATTAGAATTGCATGGGTAGCAATGACATATCCCTAAATCTGTACCTTTTATAGTGACTTTTACCTTTGTAGAAGATTATTGATGTTACTTCTTGTGCGATGGAAAAGATCAATGTTGTTCTGAGCCTGAAAGGAATTGTTAAAATGAATTTAACTCCTGCACAACCAAAGCTCCCGTGCACAAGAAATCAAGGGGAAATAACAATATTACTCCTACCATACATACAAAATACCAACCTGTGATGTCAAAATATTTGCTTCTATCTGATTGAGAAGTCGAGCATTTTCTTCCAATACATTAAGCATTGCACGGTCGATGTCAGAGGCTGCAGAGCAAAATGTAGAAATGTGGTCATTAGAAAATAGGACCTGTGCATAACTGCATATTCTTGTACTGAGAACTGGTAAGTTAGAGTTCATTTAAACATATGAACCGTTTTCATATACACAGGGAAAACAAGTACTTGAGTCTCTGTGTTAATGGTATTAAGTAGTTCCAGCAAAAGTTTAGCAACAAAGTAACCATCGAAGGAGTCCAAGCTAGGAATTGCATCAGAGCTTTAGTAAAAGACTAATTGTTATCCATTATTATAAGCTAGGGAACACCTTAACTCACAAAGCATAGGAATACGAAAAACCATTCAAAATGTCTTGAATCATTCATTCTATGCAGAATATGCATGGATTATTTCTCCCAAGTCCCTAAGTTACTTGGAATGCTTCAAAAAAATTATCACACAGGTAGTGAAACATGATAATCGCTAGAAAAGGATAAAATGATGGTATAATCAATCACAGATTATCTACACAAGTGACCTACCAACCTCCAGATACAAATCAATTATCGACTGCTATTACCTATCGTAACAGAAGAACCTCTGGTATCTGTTGGAACAGAACGATTGTTAGCCCACAATGACGACTCCACCATTTTGTCCTGAGATACAGCCTTGATGAGCACCAGGCAAAAAGAGACAAAAAAAACTTCTCAACTTCATTCTTGCAAGGCAAATATATTCGACAAACAAAACCATGATTTTCACAAACAATTCTAAATTTAGTGCATGCTTCTGAGGAGTCAGAACAGAAGTTGCTTCCTAGAAAGACTATTCTGAAAGTGGCGAGGAGGCATATCATATGAAAAGGCAAATGATTGATACCTTTCTATCTTTAATCTTTCTTCCAACATTGTGTTCTTCAGTCTTCCGTCGTCTTGTATTTTGTTTTTCCTGTATAAGCAGCACATTATTAGTATTGTAAGGAATGGAAAAGGGAAACATCATATGCTTTACATGATTATTACATGTTTACTCTGGAAAGGATACTTGTTTAATAGGCACATAATTACTGAAGACAAAGCTCAACCCCAATGCTCTGCTTCTGTTACCTCTTTTCAACGCTACTTGAAACGATTTCTTGAGTGCTCTACAATTTGTTTATATAATTTTAGGAAATGACAAGCCAGCAATATATTTTTTTTCGTGCAAACTATTCTCAGCTTGCCATGGCTCAATACTGGTCATTGATCAATTCAGCTTATGAGAAACTGTATCAGTTGTGCTAACTGACCATACACTTCTAATAGATATACATGCTTTTGTCATGAATCACGAGATGATCAACTTTTCATTGGATATCCTTTTGACGATATTAGTAGAGACACAACCATTGCTAACAGTGTCAAAAGCAGAGCCTTTGCATCCCTACAAATATTTTTCTAGTACACACTACTAGATAAATACAAATGTAAATCTGCGGGACAACAGCACAAAAGGATACTTGGGAGGACCAGCTCAGAGCACACTAACTTTATCGTCCATAACAGGCCACTATAGTATGTATATCGATGTCGACAAATAAGTGTATCTATGCATGATCTACTTTCATATATGCGGCACTGGTTGAGTGGAATTATAGTGACATCATTCTGACAGCCATTAAAGTATAAGCCATTGTTTGTCCCCATCCATAAGTTGTTACAGGAGCACATATTCCTTTAGCTCGAAAATATAATGTAGAGAATGGATAAACATCTTGCATATTTTTTGCATTTCAAAGTTTTAAATGAGTACCGACATTAGGTGGATCTGAAGGAAAAAATGTGATCTAGATGCTTCAGAATAGATTAGACGAATCGGGTACTAACCACCATCCACTGGCATCTCATGGCCACATCTCTTACTGTCTTCTCTGGCAACATTGCTGCTATCTTGATATACTTCATGATTCCCGGTTCACTTGCATACCTGACAATTTCATCACCAGTGCACACAATTATACATAATTGGCAAAGTCACTATTTACTGGAAAAATTGAAGCGCAAAAACACAACTCATTGCAACAAGATCAAGTGAAATCCTTTGTCTGAAAGATAAAAGAAAGTGATATGCCATTATTCTCCAGCAGAAATGAAGTATCCATCTTATCATGAAATAAACAAATATTTATCTTGACGCACTATAACATAATAAACACTTGTTATTCTGATCCAATATAGGCAGAATAATTATTTCGTACCTGGTGTCAATTGCCAGGTGTATTCCATCTTAATGTTAAACTATATGAATTAACTCGGCATATACATGTGATAAAATGCTCTCTTTCTCACTGATGTAATAAAAGTCAGTAATTATACTATACATAGTGGCAGAAAACATACTTATGGAGGCCGTCATTAAGCATCTGTAACTCAGGGTATGACCACTCCACAGCCATTGGACCTCCATACTTTAGGCTCTGGCTAGAATCAGGAATCATGTTGGGTGAAGCAGTGGATACAATCGTCGAAGGTGTAGTGTTCAACATTGCCAGATTACCATTTATCCCACTGGAAGTGTCCAGGCAGACCGGCATGACTCCCGGCCCATTGGTAATTGCACTCGTCTGAAATGAAACCACATGTTGGCCGAAGAATGAATGCGGAAATACGCCGTATTGGTTAGGATCTGTTGACATCTGCATGCCAGACAAAATTTGGTGCTCCGGGTTGAGCCTCACAAACACTTGACCAAGCTACGGAAGAACGCTTGATCTTGCTACCCAACTTTCTTCTGCAATGAGGGGACAAATGGCGTAGCACAAGTTACATCTCCACAGTGGCGCATCAAAGGTGAGCTCGGCATCCAGGGCTCCACAAACACATGAGAGTAACCATGGATGCCATCCAAACTAGTACAAGATAATGTCCAAAGCTTTACTGAAAAAGGGCCACTCCTCTACAAACAGTACCCAGATTTGAGAAGCTTGCAGAGTACACTTTCTGCAGAAAACATGAAGGGAGCAATCTTATTATTATTGCTTCTGCATAATAATACACAAAACTACATGAAAGTTAAACTAATAATGCAATAAAAAACTTTGCGCTTGGAATGGTAGTTAGTACAACAAGGAAAAAAAAACTTTGAGCTGCTAACCACACAAAAAAAAGGAAGCTAACAGCCTGGGGAGTAGCACTGAACGATCAGTCATCTATTTTGAATTGAAGCTCAGCTCAAGTATTATGCTCTTATAATATATTTAAGCAGCATGTAAAAAAAATTGGTGTGACGATGACAAAGAATGCATGGCCAAAGTTCAAATTTTTGTTAGAAAAGCGTGAGGTCGTCTCGTTTCTGCCAGGGCTCTACAAAAACAAACAAGTGGGCAATTTACTAACTCAGACGCAGACATACTAATCAAACTGAGTCCGTACAGCGATAACAGGGTccaagaaaaaaaagagaagacgAACTCCAGGTTGGTGGCAGGATTGGAGGAAGAGGAAGGATAGAAGCGCGAACGCTAATCTGCTCTTGCAGtggagaagagaagagaagagaagagaagagaagcaGCAGCAATAGAGAGAGAGAAAGACTTGTTTGAATGGAAAGGAAGAAAGCAAATCAAGCAACGATGATTACAGGAAAGGCGGCGGCCACGCACAAACGTGCCGAGCACCCCACCCACCCAGCCCAGCCCAACCGAGGGTTCGCTTTCCACATCGAAGGGCACGCCGGCCGGCCCCAACCCCCCAGCACAAGTCAGAATCCTCCTACTGGCGCGCGACGTACCCAGATCaagaaagaaagaagagaaaCCACCCGCGATCCGATCCTACGGAATCCGCAGACGAGAGCGCGAGCAGGCGGGCAAGTCAAGGAACGCACCTCCGACCTTGGGATCGTCCGTCGGTCGGTCCTCGCGGCGAAAGGGCAGGGCACAAGGAACAGCGGCGCCACGCGATCCTCCTCTGGCTGGCTGGGACGGAGTGCAGTGTAGCAGCACTAGTGATGGTGGTGGTGCGCTCTCACTACTCTTGTTGAGAGGGTTTGGGTCGATCTCCTCCGCCTCCTGCTGCTCTTCCTTTAAATGGTGCCGCCCAGCTTTGTACGCTCCAATGGGAAGAAGGAGGCCCAAAAGCGGCGGCCCCGCAAAGGCGAGGCGAGAGAAGCAcaagcctcctcctcctccttctcctgcCCTCCTGCCTTTGTTGTGCGCCCAAAAAGGCAACGCCCTGTGCCAACTCCACTGCGACCAACTTGCACCACCCCGCCACCAAAACGGAGGAGAGAGGGGAGGAAGAATGAcgggggagagggaggagagagaggtGTGAGATCTCTGGAATTCAGCGCTAGGAGATGGATGCGGAGCTGGGATTCCCGATGCCCAAACAATTATTGAGGCTACTCTCtctgcttcttcttctcctccctctGGCTGGGCCTCTGCTTTTGTCTCTCTTCGCTTTTCCTCGCCAGGAAAGAAAGAATCTGGCGTCTGCTTTGCTTTTCTTTTCTTTGCTGGTCAGTGGTCGCTGCCTTGCTTGCGCCAATTGTGCGCATGCATTTGCTAGTACTAGTCCTAACTCATACCAGTAGAGTAGTGTATACTTTTTCTtccatttttattttttatgTTCTGGTGGCTAGTCAACTGGTCTGGCCTGGCCTGTAAATATTACAACTTCCTTCGTCTTATAATATAAGATCGTTTTTGACATTAGTATAGTGtaaaaaacactcttatattatgggacagagtgATTATTTATTTTCATCTGAGTTGAGTTtattagtcctcaccgtattttTGTCAAAGTTTGATCACGTATTTGACTACCAAAAATATTGCTGTATTAAAAAACATTATTGGATTCCTATTTAAATTTAGTTTTCAACGGTATTTTTTTGCTATGTTTGCTTATAGTTTATTAATTAAAATCATGTTCAAAATATGACTCGGAATATGAGAAGAAGACTAGTAAATAAGACAAACGTGATACAGTAAAACTATCTTTTCTTCTTCTGATCCTCCTTAATCCTTATCCACATGCATCCTAGGCGAGTGAGTTGGTGCGTCGCCGGTCCTACCTGGAGACGTGGATGTGTAGTTCCGTACGTGTCGATCCTGCGAAGTGTCCTCTGATATTTCGTGACTAAGACGGTTAACTGCTACAGTAGTTTTAAGCGATTAAAGGAATGCCTGTTCTAATTAAGGAGACTTGTTCTTAACCAATTACGTTCCGGCTACGTGTCTTGAGATGCCATGACTTCTCATCAGTTGACCGAGACCAAACCAAcattattgtgtactccctcatGATTCTAGTTGTTCTTTGAGCACAAGCTAGTATAATAAGGTGATGTAGATAAATATATTATTACACTTCTTCTTCAGTACAACCCCTCTAAACACATTGACGGACCAGATCTGTCGATACCTCTTCATAAAAAAGGATAAGATGGTCCTTTTATAAAATACATCACCCTGACCGTATACAACGCAGTAAATTGGGCCGGCCCATCAACGATCTATCTCTAAAGTGGTTTTGTAGTGAAAGAGTGAAAAATACTACTACAAAAAATTAGCCTACGGCAGGAATCGACCATAGACCTCCCGCAAACACACAAACAAGCCAAACCACTACGATGAGCTAGCTTTCTTGGCTAACTAACTGCGCGGAGTTTAAAGAACTATGTGAAGCGACATATTTGAACATTTTTGCTGAAATTTGAACGTGACTTTTTTTAAACGCGAACATTTTCCAATATTGTAAAGAAAATTATGAAAGTGGAAACAAATTTTCCGAAACGTGGAACACATTTTAGAACTCCAGACAAAATTTAAAAATGTTATTTTATAATTCCGAATTTCTTTTGAAAACACAAACAATTTTGACACTCTAAAGGTTTCTGAGACGCCACCATTTTTTGATATTTTTGAACTTTCTTCAAAAATACGAATAGAAAAATAAATATGTTGAACTTTTTTGAGCTTTGCAATtttgaaaatgaaaaaaaaaacaaTTCATGGACCTTCTTAAACGCTCCCAAACTGGTAAAAACCGGCCTGGAACTATCTAGAGGTTCCCAAAACCGGCATCTGCAGAGGCGACAAACAGATTAAAATGGGCTGTCCCATGTTCACTCGTAACGATTGCATATGTGGGAAATAATAAGCGTCATAGGGTTTTCCCCCAATTGACAGCGTCGCCTAGTTAGGCCAACGCCTAAATAGTTTTtctctatttttatttttattctctTTTCTTGATAATTCATTTTACTTTTCAAACTTTATTGTTATTTTTTAAACTTGTTCTAAAAACTGATTTTTTTGGAATACCCTAAATGTTCTTGTTTTCAAATATTTTTAGAATTTTAAAAATATTCTGGAATTTCAAAAGAAATCACGTTTTTGAATATATTGTTCATAGATTTAAGAAATATTTATGCTTTGAAAAAAGTTGTTAATTTCTTAAAATAGTACATTGTTTCCAATTTTTGTTCAAAATTTTCATCAATTGTTGGAAATTTGTTACCAATTTTGGAAAAGGTGTTCAAAGTTGTCAAAAGTTCATGCGCAATTTATCGGACTTTTTTCACCGAGAAAAAACAATAGAAAATGCAAAATATGTCGGAAGCTCAAACAACTTGGCATGGTGCCTTGAATTGGCCATATAAGCTCACAGAATAAATTTGGGTCATGTGATAGATGCCAAAAACAATGTGGTCTCAAACGGACCCTTCTCGCCTACCCAAACACTCTCCGTTAAATATGGTCTATTTTTGGACACGCATAAAATGACCTAACTTTTGCCAGTAGGCGAGCATACCCATGGTAAGCACCCATGCCAAGTTTGAATGAATTCCGACACCGTATGCAAGTTTGTGTCACGTCCGACCATTTTTTCACTGAGAAAACTATAGAAAATGCAAGAATTGCCGGAAACTCAAACAACTTGGCATGGTACTTTGAATTGGTCATACAAGGCCATGAACAAAACAAACTCTCAAATAGACCATTTTGGCCTACTCGAACTTCCTCCATTGAACATGGTCTATTTTTCTACATGCATGAACTGACCCTAACTTTCGCAAGCAGGTGGGCATGCCTATGGTAGTCATCTATGCCAAGTTTGAATGATTTTGGACACCGTATGCAAGTTGCATCACGCCCGACATTTATCATCGAAAACTCCAAAAAAATGCAAGAATTGTTGAAAACTAAGAAAAAAATTGGCATGGCGCCTTGAATTGGTCATACAATACTAAGAAAAAAAAATTAGAGCCATTGTAGAGATGTTGAGAAACATACTGCTACCAAATGGACCCTTCTCACCTACCATGAACACGGTCAATTTTTTGACATGCATGAAATGACCCCATGTTTTGCAAGCAAGTGAGATTGCCCATGGTAGGCATCCATGGCGGGTTTGAAGGAATTCTGACACCATATGCAAGTTGCGTCACGTCCGACCATTTATTGGCTATTTTCCACAAAACAAACTCTAGAAAATGAAAGAATTGCCTAAAACTCAAAAAACTTGGCATGGTACCTTGAATTGGTCATGCAGAGCCAGTAAAAAAAATTGGGGCCATTTAAGGGATGTTGAATAacgagctgctcccaaacggacCCTTCTGGCCTACTCAAACACTCTCCGCTGACACATGGTATTTTATTGGAAATCTCTGGACGGACCCCAACTTTTGCTAGCAAGTCCGCCATCCTGCATCTGCATCGTCGGCAGTCATGCTCTCCCACACAATGACCCAAGGCCCCCTCCCCACGCAGTGGTTTTTGCCTTCCACAAAGATTGTGGCGACATCGTCGTACGCGCGAGGGCAGCGGTGGCAACAAGAAGCCGACATGCTTCATCCCGTTTCCTCCTCCTTCCACCCCATTGCAGAAGTCTTAATGGTTTCGTCCCTACTTCCTCCACAACATAGACGATCCTACCTCGACGGAAAAGGTAGACGTGTCAGAGTGGTTCCAACGCATGATGCAGGAAGCTCATCATGTTTATCGTGCTCTGGCGCCGAGGTGGACAATGGCCATTGGATATGGAGAGGAGGACAAGGGATACAATGTGCGCAAGTGTGAATGCCACAAAATTACTAGAACATATGACCTTTTGGGAGGGGGTGTGCAAAAAAGTTGTCACATTGAAGTAGTCAACCGCCCACCCCGTGTCAAAATTGATGCAGCGTGGATAGGACTGCGAGCAACACACTTGGCAAACTTTTAGGATCCATATATAAATTTCAAAGTATTCGGACTAATATGACACACACCAAATATTTTTAAGACTTATGGTGTATTTTACTCTTAAAAATTGTTGTTGTTTACAAAAAAAAATCGCAATTTCAAAAATAATCTAGTTTACAAAAAAATTCACAAATTTTAAAAAGTACACTTTTCCAAAGTTTATTCACATATTCAAACAATGTTCGTGGAGTTTCAAATAACGTTTGCACTTTCAAAATTTGTTtggaatttaaaaaatgttcctgctttcaattttttgttcacaaattcagaAAAATGTTCGACGAAATTCCATAAACCCTTTTGGTTTCAATTTTTTTGTTCGACTTGTTAAAAAAATGTTTGAAAATACCAATTGTTGTTTGTGTTTTCCAAAAATCGCTGGTTTTCAAAATTTTGTTTGTACTTTTCAAAAACTGTTCATGCCTTATCATTCTGAACAATGTTTTAAggacatgaacatttttcaaaaattcATTTTTTCTGAAAATGTGATTTAATTTTTCCAATATATGAATCAAACTGGAAAAAACGAAaattttatgaaattttgaacaAAATTAAAAGCATTCAGTTTTGTTGAGAATAAAAAAACTTCaaataggaaaaaaacaaagaaaaaagaaaaagaagcaGGAAAACAAACGGTTCGCTACACTAAACGGGTTGCTGTGATCATTCTGCTAGCGTTTCTTTATTGGACAACGCTATTAGGTGGATTGGCTAGCTATCAGCGCTTATCATACTGAGGTGCTTGGTTCGAATCCTTTTGCTGGTCATTTTCTTGTGGTTGTTTATTTTCACAGTTTTCACGcaataatgggccggcccactcGGGAGGCTCTCCCTCTGAGGACGCACATCAGTCAAACAGAACGCGCCTCGTACTGGGGCATCGAGCGTATGTATAGGTAAGGTGTGAAAAGACTACCTTGCCCCTGTATACGTTTTAGGAGGGGGCTGTACTGAAGCGGGACTcatattattattatatttttgGGAATGTGAAAATCTGACATCATATTTTTAAGCATGGCAAATCAAATATTTTTATGGAAATTTATGATGTAGCAAGGATGGCAAATTTTCATTAGCAAGCACGGCAAATTCTGGCTAAAAGTAATTGTCATCGTCGCGACAACATTATTTGCCACAAAAACCGTCTGATTTGCCATGCTAAAAAATCCAGCGTCGATTTGCAGCGAAATCCTATATTTGTTTATGGGTAACGATCTTTCAGAAAAGAAAGATAATTGGAGTAGCCGGGAAAACACTTCAGCCTGACTTCGGACACAAGACTTCGATGTGAACGGCAACGACATTGGCTCCTCTTAATATAATAAACCAAATCGTGTTGACTATGTACATATGCTTGCTTGCCTACGTTCGTTCTGGATGCAGTATTGGTGCTCCCTCGGACacctttttttttgaaaaagggGACTCTCCGGCCTCTCCATCAGAACGACGCATAGGCCATTTTAAAATAGGGGAGAATTTCACTTCCTCGGCCTCTGCGTCAACTAGGGATGCATACGACCATTTTAATATGAGTACCAAGATAAACATGATTCTTAGAAATTTTTTAAATGAGTATCAAGATGTTTTTTGATGAATGATTTCACCACACACCATTAAATGAGAGGAAACCCATGTGCATCACCTGTCAATTGTAAGAATTGAACTCAGGTCGTTAAGTTGTACAACCGTATGCCCAATCACTGAGTCAAGTCCCCTCGGACACCTGGATGTGCTCAAGTACATAAAATAGCGAGCTCATGAACCACAGGGCTTGATAGTATAACTCAGGCAGAAACGTGCAAGACCTTCTATTGGCTCCATCTTTCAGCGCTTGACCATTTCGTTACTAGGAGTACTCGTAAGTTGGCTCCATCGTTCTCATCCGCACGTACGCAACCAACATTCCCGTGTTAATTTGCCGCCCGCCATGGCGGCACGGCACGTACGTCTTTCTGTGTTGTTTCTATAGTCAGCTGTAGACGAGATTTCAAATGTCGCCGAAGCTTAGCTCCGGACGTACCGCTACTGCTAGTGCCAGAGAGGAATGGGTCCGCTTCGCGTGAACGTTTACATGTGGTGGGCTCAATCGCTGTCCCGCTGACGCGCACAGCCACGCGTCGCCCATGCAAGGTGTCAAGCAGGCAACCCACTACCAGCATTTAGTCTGTCAAGGTACGGAAGAATTCATTGTTTACCGGCATTCAGATATCCATGGACGGTCGACTGAACAACTCATATCCTAAGTTTTGAGTTTTGACTCAAGCAAAAAGATAGGCCGAAAGAAGAACCATGAGCGATAAAACGTACGGAGTGTATAGAGGTTGTTAATGTTTATGTAGAATAGAACAATggccgtgcgttgcaatggatatAAATATTCTAGTACGTTAACTTGTGTCTGTAGTTGAGTTGGTTAGATGGACAGTGGTATTCCCAAcccatcagggttcaaatcctgatgctcgcattattcctaaatttatttcaggatttccgacgatgcgctttcagtgggaggagacgttcccgtcgacgacgaggcgcctacggtgacttcgtaaatctcaagatgatatgccggctcagtctctc
Proteins encoded in this region:
- the LOC125530588 gene encoding uncharacterized protein LOC125530588 isoform X2, giving the protein MQMSTDPNQYGVFPHSFFGQHVVSFQTSAITNGPGVMPVCLDTSSGINGNLAMLNTTPSTIVSTASPNMIPDSSQSLKYGGPMAVEWSYPELQMLNDGLHKYASEPGIMKYIKIAAMLPEKTVRDVAMRCQWMVEKQNTRRRKTEEHNVGRKIKDRKDKMVESSLWANNRSVPTDTRGSSVTIASDIDRAMLNVLEENARLLNQIEANILTSQAQNNIDLFHRTRSNINNLLQSMSQIPGIMSKMPRLPISVDEKLCSYLLPGVNLAQVLSSSYLKEEPRGNW
- the LOC125530588 gene encoding uncharacterized protein LOC125530588 isoform X1; its protein translation is MQMSTDPNQYGVFPHSFFGQHVVSFQTSAITNGPGVMPVCLDTSSGINGNLAMLNTTPSTIVSTASPNMIPDSSQSLKYGGPMAVEWSYPELQMLNDGLHKYASEPGIMKYIKIAAMLPEKTVRDVAMRCQWMVEKQNTRRRKTEEHNVGRKIKDRKAVSQDKMVESSLWANNRSVPTDTRGSSVTIASDIDRAMLNVLEENARLLNQIEANILTSQAQNNIDLFHRTRSNINNLLQSMSQIPGIMSKMPRLPISVDEKLCSYLLPGVNLAQVLSSSYLKEEPRGNW